A stretch of Gloeocapsopsis sp. IPPAS B-1203 DNA encodes these proteins:
- a CDS encoding Uma2 family endonuclease, with amino-acid sequence MSSTEEKTISQDVGWDWEPPMPPTDLIFDDGEPLESNRHRIAMNVLIRSLEQAWSERNDFFAGGNMFIYYSSTQARNRDFRGPDFFAALDVDGTKSRQGWVVWEEDGRYPDVIVELMSPSTAEVDQVTKKEIYERTFRTPNYFVYDPFTPSSLQGWQLDASHRYQPIEANEQGWLWCEALGFWLGTWEGTIDRETAPWLRFFDSSGNLVLLPEEAAQAKAQQATQQAEQERQKAERLAAQLRALGVEPEV; translated from the coding sequence ATGTCGTCTACTGAAGAAAAGACAATCTCCCAAGATGTAGGGTGGGATTGGGAACCACCAATGCCACCTACTGACTTGATATTCGATGATGGTGAACCCTTGGAAAGCAATCGCCACCGTATTGCCATGAATGTCTTGATTCGATCGCTAGAACAAGCTTGGTCGGAGCGTAACGACTTTTTTGCAGGCGGTAATATGTTTATTTACTATAGCAGCACTCAAGCGCGTAATCGCGACTTCCGTGGACCAGACTTTTTTGCTGCTTTAGATGTGGATGGTACAAAATCGCGTCAAGGCTGGGTAGTTTGGGAAGAAGACGGGCGATATCCAGATGTAATAGTAGAGTTAATGTCGCCTTCGACTGCAGAAGTTGATCAGGTAACAAAGAAAGAAATTTACGAACGCACATTTAGAACGCCAAATTATTTTGTCTACGATCCTTTTACTCCGAGTTCGCTACAAGGATGGCAATTAGATGCTAGCCATCGCTATCAGCCAATAGAAGCAAATGAACAAGGATGGTTGTGGTGTGAAGCGTTGGGCTTTTGGCTGGGAACCTGGGAAGGAACAATAGATAGAGAAACTGCACCTTGGTTGCGTTTTTTTGATAGTTCTGGCAATTTAGTCTTGTTACCAGAGGAAGCAGCACAAGCAAAAGCACAACAAGCGACTCAACAAGCTGAACAAGAACGCCAAAAGGCTGAGCGTTTGGCAGCACAATTAAGAGCATTGGGAGTAGAACCCGAAGTGTAA
- a CDS encoding Uma2 family endonuclease — translation MNYSPSVQLPTDTWVTTTWNDYLRVLETVGETAKGYYYNGQMRIEMSPVGNDHSRDHSIVIYAVHLFAGIKDIDLNGHDNCTYRKTGVNEAQPDVSYYIGETAEAVPWGTGIVDLDNYPPPTLVIEVANTSLLDDKGNKRLLYEDLGVSEYWIIDVQNVEIIAFAVENNGSRRIRRSQVLPGLDISVLEEALQHTRQMNHGKVSAWLLTQFQ, via the coding sequence ATGAATTATAGCCCAAGTGTACAACTGCCAACCGATACCTGGGTGACAACAACCTGGAATGACTATTTGCGGGTGTTAGAAACTGTTGGCGAAACAGCAAAAGGCTACTACTATAACGGTCAGATGAGGATTGAAATGTCACCCGTTGGAAACGATCACTCGCGAGATCACTCGATCGTTATTTATGCAGTTCATTTGTTTGCGGGAATTAAAGATATTGATTTAAATGGTCATGATAACTGCACTTATCGCAAAACAGGAGTGAACGAAGCGCAACCTGATGTGTCGTACTACATTGGGGAAACAGCAGAAGCGGTTCCTTGGGGCACAGGAATCGTGGATCTTGACAATTATCCTCCACCAACTTTGGTGATTGAAGTCGCCAACACCTCTTTATTGGATGATAAAGGCAATAAACGCTTGCTGTATGAAGATCTGGGAGTGAGCGAGTACTGGATTATTGATGTGCAGAATGTTGAAATTATTGCGTTTGCAGTAGAAAATAACGGCAGTCGCAGAATTAGGCGATCGCAAGTGTTACCAGGATTAGACATTTCTGTGCTAGAAGAAGCGTTGCAACACACTCGTCAGATGAATCATGGCAAAGTGAGTGCTTGGTTATTAACTCAGTTTCAGTAA
- a CDS encoding esterase-like activity of phytase family protein: protein MLQLQGFAKLPADTFAEGPPSGQYNSDGSLKPEPPFPGQPVQGFSAVQFADENSFWFLSDNGFGNKLNSQDYLLRIYRLDPSFRGAENKDGSVDVLNFIQLADPDNKIPFPIKNEGTNARLLTGFDFDIESFVVAADGTLWVGEEFGPYLLHFDQTGKLLDAPIPTPDFDSGDFVRSPDNPDVLTGDATENLSRSRGYEGLAMTPDKTKLYALLEGTVTGDPEDALRIYEFDLASKEFTGIKGYYRKENPDYAIGDFAVINENEYLVIERDNLSGDEAQFKKIYKVDLSQQDANGYVAKQEIGDLLNIRDPQDLNADSSTTFTFPFVTIENVLVIDENTILVANDNNYPATGGRSDTESDHNEIILLKLDQPLNLDPRVGISSIIGSNLRFGTPGDDELFATRNDTLFGGAGDDTLDATAGQGSNRLYGNSGNDELLAGINDRLFGDQGNDILDASQGRGGNRLYGGAGNDTLFAGSAGGDRLFGGDGDDVLFAGTGDNILTGGDGKDQFWIAAGETPTSPNTIRDFQSDVDVIGLGAGLAFADLAIAQTGSNTTISLKDGTELAILEGVDAGTISISDFVSTAPRPLIIGHRGASGLRPEHTLAAYELAIDQGADYIEPDLVITKDGVLVARHENDISNTTDVADRPEFADRQTTKVIDGVEVTGWFTEDFTLAELKTLRAIEPLPELRSTEYDGLYEIATLEEIIDLAQHKSAEVGRTIGIYPETKHPTYFDSIGLSLEEPLVEILDANGYSDRDDPVFIQSFETANLKQLDELTNLPLIQLLGGSGQPYDFTVSGDPRTYLDLTTPDELTNIATYADGIGPSKRLIVPVNEEGRLQPPTSLIDDAHAAGLLVHAYTFRNEDFFLAPDYQGNPELEYEQFFSLGLDGLFTDFPGTGFEVTNRLYPLTAADPLLGVGLLSTDTSVA from the coding sequence ATGCTGCAACTCCAAGGTTTTGCTAAATTACCCGCAGATACCTTTGCAGAAGGACCACCATCAGGTCAATACAATAGCGATGGTTCTCTAAAGCCCGAACCACCATTTCCTGGACAACCTGTTCAAGGTTTTAGTGCAGTTCAATTTGCTGATGAGAATTCTTTTTGGTTTCTTTCAGATAATGGCTTTGGTAATAAGTTAAATAGTCAAGACTATCTCCTACGTATTTACCGCCTCGATCCGAGTTTTAGAGGTGCAGAAAATAAAGATGGTAGTGTAGATGTTCTCAACTTTATTCAACTTGCCGATCCTGATAATAAAATACCATTTCCGATCAAAAACGAAGGCACAAATGCCCGCCTGTTAACAGGTTTTGATTTTGATATCGAATCTTTCGTTGTTGCTGCTGATGGGACGCTTTGGGTAGGTGAGGAGTTTGGACCGTATTTATTGCATTTTGACCAAACAGGTAAACTCCTAGATGCACCAATTCCTACACCCGATTTTGATTCTGGTGATTTTGTGCGATCGCCTGATAATCCTGATGTGTTAACTGGTGATGCTACTGAAAACCTCAGTCGTTCTAGAGGCTATGAAGGCTTAGCAATGACTCCTGATAAAACAAAGCTGTATGCTTTACTTGAAGGTACTGTAACAGGAGATCCAGAAGATGCGTTGCGAATTTACGAATTTGATTTAGCATCGAAAGAATTTACTGGAATCAAAGGCTATTACCGCAAAGAAAATCCTGACTATGCAATTGGGGATTTTGCAGTTATTAACGAAAACGAATACTTAGTGATCGAGCGCGATAATTTGAGTGGAGATGAAGCACAATTCAAAAAGATCTACAAAGTTGATTTATCGCAGCAAGATGCAAATGGTTATGTCGCAAAACAAGAAATTGGCGATCTTTTAAATATTCGCGATCCTCAAGATCTCAATGCTGACTCTAGCACAACGTTTACCTTTCCCTTTGTCACTATCGAAAATGTCTTAGTCATCGATGAAAATACAATTCTTGTTGCTAATGATAATAATTACCCTGCAACAGGTGGACGTTCAGATACCGAATCAGATCACAATGAGATCATTTTGTTGAAGTTAGATCAACCCTTAAATCTCGATCCGCGTGTTGGTATTAGTTCGATTATTGGTAGTAACTTGCGCTTTGGTACTCCTGGCGACGATGAGTTGTTTGCGACGCGCAATGATACTTTATTCGGTGGTGCAGGTGATGATACTCTAGATGCTACCGCAGGTCAGGGTAGTAATCGTTTATATGGCAACAGTGGTAACGATGAACTACTAGCAGGTATCAACGATCGCTTGTTTGGCGATCAGGGGAATGATATCCTCGATGCTTCTCAAGGACGTGGCGGTAATCGACTTTACGGTGGTGCAGGTAACGATACTTTATTTGCTGGTAGCGCCGGAGGCGATCGCCTGTTTGGTGGTGACGGTGACGATGTGCTATTTGCAGGCACTGGTGATAATATTCTCACAGGTGGCGATGGTAAAGATCAATTTTGGATTGCTGCAGGAGAGACTCCCACATCACCAAATACCATTCGTGATTTTCAATCAGATGTTGATGTTATTGGTTTAGGTGCAGGTTTAGCTTTTGCTGATTTAGCAATCGCCCAAACCGGAAGTAACACAACAATCAGCCTGAAGGATGGCACAGAATTAGCTATTCTTGAAGGAGTTGATGCAGGTACAATTTCAATTTCCGATTTTGTGAGTACTGCACCCCGTCCCCTCATTATCGGTCACAGAGGCGCGAGTGGTTTACGTCCAGAACACACTTTAGCAGCTTACGAGTTAGCCATCGATCAAGGTGCGGATTACATCGAACCCGATCTCGTCATTACCAAAGATGGTGTATTAGTAGCGCGTCATGAAAACGACATTTCTAATACAACTGATGTTGCAGATCGTCCAGAATTTGCAGATCGCCAGACAACTAAAGTTATTGATGGAGTCGAAGTCACAGGTTGGTTTACTGAAGACTTTACCCTTGCAGAACTTAAAACTCTCCGCGCCATTGAACCTTTACCCGAACTCCGTAGCACTGAGTATGATGGTTTATATGAGATAGCAACACTAGAAGAAATCATTGACTTAGCCCAACACAAAAGTGCTGAAGTTGGTCGCACAATTGGTATCTATCCTGAAACAAAGCATCCCACTTACTTCGATAGCATTGGACTATCGCTGGAAGAACCTTTAGTAGAGATTCTTGATGCAAATGGCTATAGCGATCGCGACGATCCTGTATTCATTCAATCCTTTGAAACAGCCAATCTCAAACAACTTGATGAATTAACAAATCTTCCTCTAATTCAGTTACTTGGAGGTAGTGGACAACCCTATGACTTCACTGTAAGTGGCGATCCGCGTACTTATCTCGATTTAACGACTCCTGATGAGTTGACAAATATTGCTACTTATGCAGATGGTATTGGTCCTTCTAAGCGATTGATTGTTCCGGTTAATGAGGAAGGAAGATTACAACCTCCAACATCATTAATCGATGACGCCCATGCAGCAGGATTACTTGTTCACGCTTATACTTTCCGCAATGAAGACTTCTTCTTAGCTCCCGATTATCAAGGTAATCCAGAGTTGGAATACGAGCAATTCTTTAGCCTCGGACTTGACGGCTTGTTTACAGACTTCCCTGGAACAGGCTTTGAAGTTACTAATCGGTTGTATCCTTTGACTGCTGCTGATCCTTTACTAGGAGTCGGTTTGCTCTCAACTGATACCTCTGTAGCTTAA
- a CDS encoding cyclase family protein has translation MILDTAKSYLPTEVAPLANEIDTNPDVLLKALKGLGNLGLLALRVPQQWGGYGVSDPTFAKFQELVARYSGALAFLQTQHQSAAGMLVQSNNTALQQAYLPHMGNGDVLLGVGFSHIRRLGDPTTVAIPVVGGYQIDGFVPWVTGWNLFAEFIVAATLPDGGAVFGIVPFIETQQATGGAIAFSTLMQLASMRSTSTVSATLTRFFLPSDRVVFIKPAGWIHNNDIKNILRATPLAIGCAMAGLDIIQAAAQAKSLACIDEAFTALDRELRECREAITQAYYSTFTQKVQLRAWAIDLAVRTAHAAVTVSSGSANDSDRPAQRVYREALVYTVSGQTPAIMAATLKQLTSPQRYHPKNQNITYSQIIHLSHIIHPDIPQWLGDPPVEFETVAELNQDDYYLRRFSLGEHTATHINAPKSFYADGVGIDQYPANSLVVPAVVLNIQPQATNPDYTLSAADILAWEQQYGEITPGCVVLLYTGWHNKWWDKAAFLNADMAGDLHFPGFSKDATQFLLQRHIAGVGIDTHGVDSGQDTMFTTNRLVLEKPRIVLENLTNLDQLPIRGTTLAIGILRLQNGSGSPAAVMAFVP, from the coding sequence ATGATCCTAGACACAGCCAAATCTTATTTACCGACAGAAGTTGCACCGTTAGCTAACGAAATCGACACTAACCCAGATGTATTACTCAAAGCCCTCAAAGGATTGGGTAATTTGGGTTTACTTGCATTACGAGTACCGCAACAATGGGGTGGATACGGTGTCAGTGATCCAACTTTTGCAAAGTTTCAAGAATTGGTGGCTAGGTATTCTGGTGCGTTAGCTTTTTTACAAACACAACATCAAAGTGCTGCGGGGATGTTGGTACAAAGTAATAATACTGCATTACAACAAGCATATCTTCCGCACATGGGTAATGGAGACGTTTTACTTGGTGTGGGCTTTTCGCACATTCGACGGTTAGGAGATCCAACAACTGTAGCGATACCTGTAGTAGGAGGATATCAAATTGATGGATTTGTGCCTTGGGTAACTGGTTGGAACTTGTTTGCTGAATTTATTGTTGCTGCAACTTTACCAGATGGTGGTGCTGTTTTTGGCATTGTACCTTTTATAGAGACGCAACAAGCAACTGGAGGTGCGATCGCTTTTAGCACTTTAATGCAACTCGCCTCAATGAGATCGACAAGTACAGTCAGCGCAACTTTGACTCGCTTCTTTTTACCAAGCGATCGCGTCGTTTTTATCAAACCTGCGGGATGGATTCATAACAACGATATCAAAAATATTCTGCGAGCAACTCCATTAGCAATAGGATGTGCAATGGCAGGATTAGATATTATACAAGCAGCAGCGCAAGCAAAATCTTTGGCTTGTATTGATGAAGCTTTTACCGCGTTAGATCGAGAATTGAGAGAATGTCGAGAGGCAATTACTCAAGCATACTACTCTACATTTACACAAAAAGTACAACTTCGAGCCTGGGCTATTGATTTAGCAGTACGCACTGCACACGCAGCGGTAACAGTTTCGAGTGGTAGTGCAAATGATAGCGATCGTCCAGCACAAAGAGTCTATCGCGAAGCCCTAGTATATACGGTTTCGGGGCAAACTCCTGCAATTATGGCAGCAACTTTAAAGCAATTAACTTCACCACAGCGATATCACCCAAAAAATCAAAATATCACCTATTCGCAAATCATTCATCTCAGTCACATTATTCATCCTGATATTCCTCAATGGCTAGGCGATCCACCTGTAGAATTTGAAACTGTTGCTGAGTTAAATCAAGATGATTATTACCTCCGGCGTTTCTCTTTAGGCGAACATACTGCAACTCATATCAACGCCCCTAAAAGTTTTTATGCTGATGGAGTAGGAATCGATCAATATCCTGCCAATTCATTGGTTGTACCTGCTGTAGTTTTAAATATCCAACCACAGGCAACAAACCCTGACTACACGCTGAGTGCTGCTGATATTTTAGCTTGGGAGCAACAATACGGTGAAATTACCCCTGGATGCGTGGTGTTACTGTACACAGGTTGGCACAACAAATGGTGGGATAAAGCCGCCTTTCTCAATGCAGACATGGCTGGCGATCTTCATTTTCCAGGTTTTAGCAAGGATGCAACGCAATTTCTGCTACAACGACACATTGCTGGTGTGGGAATTGATACGCATGGTGTTGATTCTGGACAAGATACCATGTTTACTACTAATCGTTTAGTACTAGAAAAACCAAGAATTGTCTTAGAAAATTTAACGAATCTCGATCAATTACCTATCCGTGGAACTACGTTAGCGATCGGCATTTTACGCTTACAAAACGGTTCAGGTTCACCTGCTGCTGTGATGGCATTTGTTCCATAA
- a CDS encoding DUF29 domain-containing protein — protein MQKNTESKLYDRDFNLWLEDTVTKLRRHDVDNLDWENLIEEIIALGKREKRELIHRLEVLLSHLLKRIYIDSAYDNRGWELTIKEQRRQLQLQLEQSPSLKKYLTEIFDDCWQYALTQVKLEYAKVPFPEHWDFSRDVEAILSQEFWLQ, from the coding sequence ATGCAAAAAAACACTGAGTCAAAACTATACGATCGAGATTTCAATTTATGGCTAGAGGATACTGTCACCAAACTCAGGAGACATGATGTAGATAATTTAGATTGGGAAAACTTGATCGAGGAAATTATAGCTTTGGGAAAACGTGAGAAGCGAGAACTAATCCACCGATTGGAAGTCCTCTTATCTCATCTACTCAAGCGCATCTATATTGATTCTGCCTATGATAATCGTGGTTGGGAATTAACAATCAAAGAACAACGCAGACAGCTACAACTTCAGTTAGAACAATCTCCTAGCCTCAAAAAATATTTGACAGAAATTTTTGATGACTGTTGGCAGTATGCTTTAACACAAGTCAAGCTTGAATATGCCAAAGTTCCCTTCCCTGAACATTGGGACTTTAGCCGCGATGTTGAGGCAATATTGTCACAAGAATTTTGGCTACAATAA
- a CDS encoding YjbQ family protein, translating to MIYQHHITLSTQTHGDMHDITDQVNSIVRKSGIKTGMAHVFNVGSTASIGTIEFEPGLQGDLPELLKVISA from the coding sequence ATGATTTATCAACACCACATTACTTTATCGACTCAAACACACGGTGATATGCATGATATTACCGATCAGGTTAACTCGATTGTGCGAAAGTCTGGAATTAAAACTGGAATGGCGCACGTATTTAATGTAGGGAGTACTGCCTCGATTGGTACAATTGAATTTGAACCAGGGTTGCAAGGCGATCTACCCGAACTTCTTAAAGTGATTAGTGCCTAG
- a CDS encoding ParA family protein, whose amino-acid sequence MKSWGDTKIRCGVATENGFNFINGDVEVTPPPEPPKPGKIYFGVFTCKGGVGKTTVAAHLAGAFALQGFNVALVDLDPEKNLQKLVGDGVYVPNSRGMGATIEVFDGEDWDEDAARDAKIVIFDCSPAMERNSPELVAKFDYCLIPTTLNPLGINKHGKVIQETVKHIRRINNTAHLFVLVNNFKDPGNRRLQILKRAYADIYRETSKIDNKFHCIDPEQVCIRASDLLYYWGIHILENPEHPRSELAFNLIGGRCYPREDFINLADYIEQEAGIGILRE is encoded by the coding sequence ATTAAATCTTGGGGTGATACTAAAATTCGTTGCGGTGTTGCAACCGAAAATGGTTTTAATTTTATTAATGGGGATGTTGAAGTAACGCCACCACCTGAACCACCCAAGCCTGGCAAAATTTATTTTGGTGTGTTTACTTGCAAAGGCGGTGTAGGTAAAACAACAGTTGCAGCACATTTAGCAGGTGCATTTGCTTTGCAAGGGTTCAATGTTGCATTAGTAGATCTAGATCCGGAAAAAAATTTACAAAAACTTGTCGGTGATGGTGTTTATGTTCCTAATTCTAGAGGAATGGGAGCGACAATTGAAGTATTTGATGGTGAAGATTGGGATGAAGATGCTGCGCGTGATGCCAAAATTGTGATTTTTGATTGTTCGCCTGCAATGGAAAGAAATTCCCCAGAATTAGTAGCAAAATTTGATTATTGCCTGATTCCCACAACTTTAAATCCATTAGGAATCAACAAGCATGGTAAAGTTATTCAAGAAACTGTAAAACACATTCGTAGGATCAATAATACTGCACATTTATTTGTCTTAGTTAATAACTTTAAAGATCCTGGAAATAGACGTTTACAGATTTTGAAAAGAGCTTATGCCGATATTTATCGAGAAACAAGTAAAATAGACAATAAATTTCACTGCATTGATCCTGAGCAAGTTTGTATTCGGGCTAGCGATTTACTTTATTACTGGGGTATTCATATTCTTGAAAATCCAGAACATCCCCGCAGTGAATTAGCATTTAACTTAATTGGTGGAAGATGCTATCCACGTGAAGATTTTATTAACTTAGCAGATTATATCGAGCAGGAAGCTGGAATAGGAATTTTGAGAGAATAA
- a CDS encoding TMEM14 family protein: MNTAIIAAIAYGIIALIGGIIGYTQARSTASLISGIISGLLLFAGAVLYLQGQAWGFTLALIVTAILVIVFTIRFAKTRKFMPAGLMLTLGVLTLIIMVSQLGAIA; this comes from the coding sequence ATGAATACGGCTATTATTGCAGCGATCGCTTACGGAATTATTGCTCTCATTGGGGGTATTATTGGTTACACTCAAGCTCGCAGTACTGCATCTTTAATCTCAGGAATTATTAGTGGGTTACTTCTCTTTGCTGGTGCAGTTCTTTACTTACAAGGACAAGCTTGGGGATTTACTTTAGCACTGATTGTTACAGCTATTTTAGTAATCGTATTTACAATTAGATTTGCAAAAACACGTAAATTTATGCCAGCAGGATTAATGCTGACTTTAGGAGTACTCACGTTAATAATTATGGTAAGTCAATTGGGAGCGATCGCCTAA
- a CDS encoding FAD-dependent oxidoreductase gives MAVEYDLVVIGGGSGGLVVAGVAAALKAKVALVERDRLGGDCLWNGCVPSKSLIHASRIAYEVKHASRFGIHCNDNKIDFAKAIGHVQSAIAAIEPHDSPQRFEALGAEVIFGSGEFVDKNTFIVNNRRLRARAFVIATGSRPAVPNIPGLQAAGFITNEEVFEITERPDTLGIIGGGPIGCELGQAFARLGSKVTIIGSSDRLLPKEDPEAAAVVQQQLISEGIRVLTKTRAERVEVINDQKYLIAGNEKIAVDQILIATGRNPNVESLNLEAAGVELHQKEAAGYDQQGNKKGIRVNARLQTTNPRIYACGDVIGGYQFTHVASHEANVIIRNALFLPILKVDYRVIPWATFTDPELARVGLTEAEARQSYGDHIDVIKQEYAEVDRAQAEAATQGFAKIITKRNGEILGAHIVGASAGELIHEIILAMSHKLKISALGGIHIYPTLAEVVSKAAFARTQEKYEKNHVLQKILEKLFRLLRSLG, from the coding sequence ATGGCAGTAGAATACGATCTGGTTGTGATTGGTGGCGGTTCTGGTGGGTTAGTTGTTGCGGGAGTCGCTGCTGCACTTAAAGCTAAAGTTGCTTTGGTAGAACGCGATCGCTTGGGCGGTGATTGTTTATGGAATGGTTGCGTTCCGAGTAAATCTTTGATTCATGCATCGCGCATCGCCTACGAAGTCAAACACGCGTCGCGTTTTGGGATTCATTGTAACGATAACAAAATTGATTTTGCTAAAGCAATTGGACACGTACAAAGTGCGATCGCCGCAATTGAACCGCATGATTCACCTCAACGATTTGAAGCTTTGGGTGCTGAAGTGATTTTCGGTAGTGGTGAATTTGTTGATAAAAACACCTTTATCGTTAATAATCGTCGTTTAAGAGCAAGAGCATTTGTGATTGCAACAGGTTCGCGCCCTGCGGTTCCTAACATTCCTGGATTACAAGCAGCAGGTTTTATTACAAACGAAGAAGTTTTTGAAATTACCGAACGCCCCGATACTTTAGGTATTATTGGTGGTGGACCCATTGGCTGTGAATTAGGGCAAGCTTTTGCACGATTAGGTTCCAAAGTGACAATTATTGGTAGCAGCGATCGCCTTTTACCCAAAGAAGATCCTGAAGCCGCCGCCGTTGTACAACAGCAATTGATTTCTGAAGGAATCCGCGTACTGACAAAAACACGAGCAGAACGTGTCGAAGTTATCAACGATCAAAAGTACTTAATTGCTGGAAATGAAAAAATAGCCGTCGATCAAATCTTAATTGCAACTGGACGCAACCCAAATGTCGAATCCTTAAATTTAGAAGCCGCAGGAGTTGAACTGCATCAAAAAGAAGCCGCAGGTTACGATCAGCAAGGCAATAAAAAAGGAATTCGCGTCAACGCCAGACTGCAAACAACAAACCCGCGAATTTACGCTTGTGGTGATGTGATTGGTGGTTATCAATTTACTCACGTTGCTAGCCACGAAGCAAACGTTATTATCAGAAATGCTCTATTTCTACCAATTCTTAAAGTTGATTATCGCGTTATTCCCTGGGCGACATTTACCGATCCTGAATTAGCCCGCGTTGGTTTAACCGAAGCCGAAGCCCGACAAAGCTATGGCGATCATATCGACGTGATTAAACAAGAGTACGCGGAAGTAGATCGCGCTCAAGCTGAAGCTGCAACTCAAGGTTTTGCCAAAATTATTACTAAACGTAACGGTGAAATTCTTGGCGCACATATAGTAGGTGCATCCGCAGGCGAATTAATTCATGAAATTATCTTAGCAATGTCGCATAAACTTAAAATTTCTGCCTTGGGGGGGATTCATATTTACCCAACACTTGCAGAAGTTGTCAGTAAAGCAGCTTTTGCCCGAACGCAAGAGAAATACGAAAAAAATCACGTGCTACAAAAAATATTAGAAAAATTGTTTCGCTTGCTGCGATCGCTAGGATAA
- a CDS encoding metallophosphoesterase, protein MHWLLSGSLSVEKLTVAIADLPPSLQGTKLVQLSDLHYDGLRLSEEMLAQAIAASNEAEPDLIVLTGDYVTDDPTPIHQLVLRLKHLQSRHGICAVLGNHDIYYPESQAEITKALTSIDIDVLWNQIAYPFGARLPIVGLADYWSKEFKVKPVMRQLDNNIPRIVLSHNPDTAQILKKWRVDLQLSGHTHGGQFTIPGMGPAISIYKDFRRSLPKEMRRWVPFMQKECAKVVKHWEWAQGYHRVGQNQLYVNRGLGTYLPGRFFCPPEVTVITLVTGG, encoded by the coding sequence ATGCACTGGCTGTTATCTGGATCTTTGAGTGTAGAGAAATTAACAGTTGCGATCGCAGATCTTCCTCCATCCTTACAAGGGACAAAGCTAGTCCAACTTTCCGATCTGCATTATGATGGCTTGCGACTGTCCGAAGAAATGTTAGCGCAAGCGATCGCCGCCAGCAATGAAGCTGAACCAGATCTCATTGTTCTTACTGGCGATTATGTCACCGACGATCCTACCCCAATTCATCAACTTGTCCTGCGACTCAAACACCTGCAAAGCCGTCATGGTATTTGTGCAGTCCTTGGAAACCACGATATTTATTATCCTGAATCGCAAGCTGAAATTACTAAAGCACTAACTAGCATCGACATTGATGTTCTCTGGAATCAAATTGCTTATCCTTTTGGTGCAAGATTACCGATTGTCGGACTTGCAGATTACTGGTCAAAAGAATTTAAAGTCAAACCTGTCATGCGTCAACTGGATAACAATATACCCCGCATTGTTTTGTCACACAATCCCGATACTGCCCAAATTTTGAAAAAATGGCGCGTAGATTTGCAACTATCTGGTCATACGCATGGCGGTCAGTTTACCATTCCTGGCATGGGACCTGCTATATCTATTTACAAAGACTTTCGGCGTAGCCTTCCTAAAGAAATGCGGCGTTGGGTTCCGTTTATGCAAAAGGAATGCGCCAAAGTTGTCAAACATTGGGAATGGGCGCAAGGCTATCATCGTGTCGGTCAAAATCAGTTATATGTCAATCGCGGTTTAGGAACATATCTTCCTGGACGCTTTTTTTGTCCTCCAGAAGTCACGGTGATTACTTTAGTGACTGGTGGATAG